One window of Klebsiella quasivariicola genomic DNA carries:
- the yedF gene encoding sulfurtransferase-like selenium metabolism protein YedF, which translates to MKNIIPDYRLDMVGEPCPYPAVATLEAMPSLQKGEILEVVSDCPQSINNIPLDARNHGYTVLDIQQDGPTIRYLIQK; encoded by the coding sequence ATGAAAAACATCATCCCTGATTATCGCCTGGATATGGTCGGCGAACCCTGCCCCTATCCGGCCGTTGCCACTCTGGAGGCGATGCCCTCCCTGCAAAAAGGCGAGATCCTGGAAGTAGTCAGCGACTGTCCGCAGTCGATCAATAACATTCCCCTCGATGCCAGGAACCACGGCTATACGGTGCTGGATATTCAGCAGGATGGCCCCACCATTCGCTATCTGATCCAGAAATAA
- a CDS encoding inovirus-type Gp2 protein → MMQQSQTLFESSVLSATSFRAVYHEHGRYKTINGNSFVHDGHEYRINTRIGSGVRHDILMSTINELKAILKFYSRVFLTRFDLHLPEFTSVEAGNEYIRKLFKRLRDRLESRNNGLSEPIIDFAYGWVCEQEKASQPHYHCWIALPHRSVRWFGTPDRGIAGVITEIWMKLTGGKATLVNLSKATKDYPDHYVIHRDDPSTLEGPVFWLSYLAKERGKSQTGKGTRLYSTSKLSGKALNS, encoded by the coding sequence ATGATGCAACAATCACAAACCCTATTCGAATCGTCGGTTTTATCGGCAACAAGTTTTCGTGCCGTCTACCATGAACACGGACGTTACAAAACAATTAATGGCAACTCCTTTGTTCATGATGGTCATGAATACCGGATTAACACAAGAATCGGCTCTGGTGTTCGTCATGACATACTTATGTCAACAATCAACGAACTGAAAGCAATCCTGAAGTTCTACAGTCGAGTGTTCCTGACCCGTTTTGATCTCCACCTCCCTGAGTTCACTTCTGTTGAAGCTGGTAACGAATACATACGCAAACTATTCAAACGATTACGTGACCGCCTGGAGTCTAGAAACAACGGTTTATCAGAACCTATCATCGATTTTGCTTACGGTTGGGTTTGCGAACAGGAAAAGGCTTCACAGCCACATTACCATTGCTGGATTGCACTTCCACATCGTTCGGTAAGGTGGTTTGGAACGCCAGACAGAGGTATTGCTGGTGTTATTACGGAAATCTGGATGAAACTGACTGGTGGGAAAGCAACACTTGTGAACTTGTCTAAAGCCACTAAAGACTATCCCGATCACTACGTCATTCATCGTGATGATCCTTCGACACTCGAAGGTCCGGTATTCTGGCTTTCTTACCTGGCAAAAGAACGCGGGAAGTCGCAGACAGGGAAGGGAACGCGCTTGTATTCAACATCGAAATTGAGTGGTAAAGCACTGAATTCGTAA
- a CDS encoding cation diffusion facilitator family transporter — protein MQVNKLTDDIDISSHERFLAARKSTWVSVLVNCFLTSGQVITGVFSGSQGLIADGIHSLSDLVSDFVVLIANHKSKKNPDDDHHYGHHRYENGASLILGTILFIVGIGMLWSAANKMQQPDDIPQVHIVALWVALAALVIKELLFRYMLAVATRVKSTMLVANAWHARSDAASSLVVAIGIIGSLSGFKLLDPVAALVVGLIVTRMGYSFMSDSLHDLMDRAVDIETENSIKTTLLSTPGVEGIHDLKTRKMGDLVVVDVHLEIDGDLSVKVGHDIAVLARKSVLDNHHVLNVMTHVDPYFKGDNSPGCGGK, from the coding sequence GTGCAGGTAAACAAACTTACGGATGATATTGATATTAGTTCTCATGAGCGTTTCCTCGCGGCCCGTAAAAGCACATGGGTTAGTGTGCTTGTTAATTGTTTTCTGACATCCGGGCAAGTGATTACTGGCGTATTTTCCGGATCTCAGGGGCTTATTGCGGATGGTATCCATTCTCTGTCTGATTTAGTTTCAGACTTTGTGGTGCTTATTGCTAATCATAAAAGTAAAAAAAATCCCGATGATGACCATCACTACGGGCATCATCGTTATGAAAATGGTGCATCATTAATTCTGGGGACAATTTTATTCATTGTTGGCATCGGGATGTTATGGTCAGCAGCAAATAAAATGCAACAACCAGATGATATTCCTCAGGTACATATTGTTGCTCTGTGGGTGGCCTTAGCCGCACTGGTTATCAAAGAGCTTCTTTTTCGCTATATGCTGGCAGTAGCAACCCGAGTAAAATCCACTATGCTGGTTGCCAATGCCTGGCATGCCCGCTCTGATGCCGCCTCATCTTTGGTGGTGGCTATTGGTATTATTGGTAGTTTATCAGGGTTTAAATTGCTTGATCCGGTAGCTGCACTGGTTGTGGGACTGATTGTGACCAGAATGGGATATTCATTTATGTCAGATTCGCTTCATGACTTGATGGACAGGGCCGTGGATATTGAAACTGAAAATAGTATAAAAACAACATTATTGTCCACGCCTGGGGTCGAAGGCATCCATGACCTCAAGACCAGAAAAATGGGGGACCTTGTTGTGGTTGATGTTCATCTGGAAATTGATGGTGATTTATCAGTGAAAGTAGGACATGACATTGCTGTTTTGGCCAGGAAATCAGTTTTAGATAATCATCATGTTTTAAATGTTATGACACATGTTGACCCTTATTTTAAAGGTGATAATAGTCCTGGTTGCGGGGGCAAATAA
- a CDS encoding SIR2 family NAD-dependent protein deacylase: MDFTEYQEEIIEDVKSCLENLQVQPILFMGAGISQRYIKAPDWEGLLKQLAENCPLIKRPYGYYSQTKGDNKPLIASDFCDFYAEWAWDDGKDRYPETYFEGTTPKDIYIKHEIASILNELSNSVDFSNMEYTEEVQKLRKVKPHAIITTNYDDTLEKIFDNYQAIVGHNVVKVNYSSYGEIMKIHGSSHEVESIVITNEDYVDFYKRKKYISAKLLTYFAEHPLFFFGYSINDENIKSILSDIDEIIAPNNALIPNIYLVSFSKDCEATGSHQKELLIGVGENKSVRIKVIYANDFGWIFDALSSNTPEISVNPKLVRAFLARTYTFASESLVKQELPYDFEMFRNIAEHDDALAKMYGIAELNNGQALNASFPYTMSDLARILDMGSWHYVNQEFEKLRKLTDFNIKASDNNYHVFIKSGKSGVGKYSSEALDLLRKLINGEQFELNP; the protein is encoded by the coding sequence ATGGACTTTACGGAATATCAAGAAGAAATAATTGAAGATGTTAAATCTTGCCTTGAAAACTTACAAGTCCAACCCATTTTATTCATGGGGGCGGGTATTTCACAACGATATATAAAAGCGCCTGACTGGGAAGGTTTATTAAAGCAACTAGCGGAAAATTGCCCCTTGATCAAACGCCCTTATGGTTACTACAGCCAAACAAAGGGTGATAACAAACCATTGATTGCTAGCGATTTTTGTGACTTCTATGCTGAGTGGGCTTGGGATGATGGCAAGGATCGCTATCCAGAGACATACTTTGAAGGAACGACTCCAAAAGATATTTATATTAAGCATGAAATTGCATCTATTCTGAATGAATTATCAAACTCCGTTGATTTTTCGAACATGGAATATACAGAGGAAGTTCAGAAATTAAGGAAAGTAAAACCTCATGCAATAATCACAACAAATTATGACGACACATTAGAAAAAATATTTGACAATTATCAGGCAATAGTTGGTCATAATGTTGTTAAAGTGAATTATTCATCTTATGGCGAAATCATGAAAATTCATGGTAGCAGTCATGAAGTTGAAAGTATTGTTATTACAAATGAAGATTATGTTGATTTCTATAAACGTAAGAAATATATCAGTGCAAAGTTGCTAACATATTTTGCTGAACACCCCTTGTTTTTCTTTGGGTACAGTATCAATGATGAAAACATAAAGTCAATTCTCTCTGATATAGATGAAATCATCGCTCCCAATAATGCACTTATTCCAAATATTTATCTTGTCTCCTTCAGTAAGGACTGCGAGGCCACTGGTTCTCATCAAAAGGAATTGCTAATCGGTGTTGGTGAGAATAAAAGCGTTCGAATAAAGGTGATATACGCAAATGATTTTGGTTGGATTTTTGATGCGTTATCATCTAATACACCGGAAATTAGCGTTAATCCAAAACTTGTGCGTGCATTTCTAGCCAGAACGTACACATTCGCATCAGAATCCCTTGTTAAACAAGAGCTTCCATACGATTTTGAGATGTTCCGCAATATTGCAGAGCATGATGATGCATTAGCAAAAATGTATGGTATCGCTGAACTCAATAATGGACAGGCACTAAATGCTAGTTTCCCATATACAATGTCTGATCTGGCAAGGATTCTCGACATGGGATCGTGGCACTATGTTAATCAAGAATTCGAAAAATTAAGAAAACTAACCGACTTCAACATTAAAGCATCAGACAACAATTATCATGTTTTCATTAAATCTGGGAAAAGTGGTGTCGGAAAATACTCATCAGAGGCACTTGACTTATTGCGAAAATTAATAAATGGGGAGCAATTTGAGTTAAACCCATAA
- the ydfZ gene encoding putative selenium delivery protein YdfZ, producing the protein MKTYDRNRNAIATGSMVMIAGNGGTGVIKAIHGEGKTAEQLRRADCVEIDGREGRFCPIDLIRLGMH; encoded by the coding sequence ATGAAAACCTATGACCGTAATCGTAACGCTATTGCTACCGGCAGTATGGTAATGATCGCTGGCAATGGTGGGACCGGAGTGATTAAAGCTATCCATGGCGAGGGGAAAACCGCCGAGCAGCTGCGCCGGGCAGACTGCGTTGAAATTGACGGCCGCGAAGGCCGTTTCTGCCCGATAGATCTCATTCGCCTCGGCATGCATTAA
- a CDS encoding DUF1398 domain-containing protein, with the protein MELLARLGHFFEQVRSDADFATFAGELRRHQVSYYIYFVTTGNVNFVMANDDVISIKSARGLLRVCAEVSHCLTRAAVIRHFAGAINFEQYCQDLASAGVFKWTVDLEDNTRHYWSKDNTLLFKERLLPP; encoded by the coding sequence ATGGAACTGCTGGCAAGATTGGGTCATTTTTTTGAACAAGTTCGCTCGGATGCTGATTTTGCCACCTTCGCCGGTGAGCTACGGCGGCATCAGGTCTCCTACTACATCTATTTTGTCACCACCGGCAATGTGAATTTCGTGATGGCGAACGATGACGTGATTTCGATAAAAAGCGCTCGCGGCCTGCTGCGCGTATGCGCTGAGGTCAGCCACTGTCTGACCAGAGCCGCGGTTATCCGCCACTTCGCCGGGGCCATCAATTTTGAACAGTACTGCCAGGATTTGGCCAGCGCCGGGGTATTTAAGTGGACCGTCGATCTTGAGGACAATACCCGCCATTACTGGTCGAAGGATAATACCCTGCTGTTTAAAGAGCGTTTACTGCCCCCCTGA
- the yedE gene encoding selenium metabolism membrane protein YedE/FdhT, whose translation MTWQSFKQAWLIRFWSPVPAVIAAGILSTYYFGITGTFWAVTGEFTRWGGQLLQLMGVHSEQWGYYQLIHLDGTPLTRIDGRMIIGMFGGCLAAALWANNVKLRFPRSRIRIMQAVAGGIIAGFGARLAMGCNLAAFFTGIPQFSLHAWLFAIATAIGSWFGARFTLLPLFRIPVKMQKVSAASPLTQKPQQARRRFRLGMVVFFAMIGWGLLTAADHPALGLAMLFGIGFGLLIERAQICFTSAFRDMWITGRTVMAKAIIFGMAASAIGIFSYVQLGMAPKIMWAGPNAAIGGLLFGFGIVLAGGCETGWMYRAVEGQVHYWWVGLGNVIGSTLLAWCWDDISAPLATHWQKINLLNAFGPFGGLLATYLLLLIALLLVIAWERHFFRRQSAAVRTVKESA comes from the coding sequence ATGACATGGCAATCCTTTAAACAGGCCTGGCTTATCCGGTTCTGGTCCCCCGTCCCGGCGGTTATCGCGGCAGGCATCCTCTCTACCTACTATTTTGGCATCACCGGCACCTTCTGGGCGGTGACCGGCGAATTCACCCGCTGGGGTGGTCAGCTGCTGCAGCTGATGGGCGTCCACAGCGAGCAATGGGGCTATTATCAGCTGATCCATCTTGACGGGACGCCGCTGACCCGCATTGATGGCAGGATGATCATCGGTATGTTCGGCGGCTGTCTGGCCGCGGCGCTGTGGGCCAATAACGTCAAACTGCGTTTCCCGCGCAGTCGCATCCGCATTATGCAGGCTGTGGCCGGGGGCATCATCGCCGGCTTTGGCGCACGACTGGCGATGGGCTGCAACCTCGCCGCCTTTTTCACCGGCATTCCGCAGTTCTCCCTGCACGCCTGGCTGTTTGCCATCGCCACCGCCATCGGCTCCTGGTTTGGCGCCCGCTTCACGCTGCTGCCCCTTTTTCGCATCCCGGTAAAAATGCAAAAAGTGTCCGCCGCCTCGCCGTTAACCCAAAAACCGCAGCAGGCGCGCCGCCGCTTCCGCCTGGGGATGGTGGTCTTTTTCGCCATGATCGGCTGGGGCCTGCTCACCGCCGCAGACCACCCGGCACTGGGCCTGGCGATGCTGTTCGGTATTGGCTTTGGTCTGCTTATCGAGCGCGCGCAGATCTGCTTTACCTCCGCCTTTCGCGATATGTGGATCACCGGCCGGACGGTGATGGCGAAGGCGATTATCTTCGGCATGGCGGCGAGCGCCATTGGTATCTTCAGCTATGTGCAGCTGGGGATGGCGCCGAAAATTATGTGGGCGGGTCCCAACGCCGCGATTGGCGGCTTGCTGTTTGGTTTTGGTATCGTGCTGGCCGGCGGGTGTGAAACCGGCTGGATGTACCGGGCAGTAGAGGGTCAGGTTCACTACTGGTGGGTGGGGCTGGGCAATGTCATCGGCTCAACGCTGCTTGCCTGGTGCTGGGACGATATCTCGGCCCCCCTCGCCACCCACTGGCAGAAAATTAACCTGTTAAACGCCTTTGGCCCCTTCGGCGGGCTGCTGGCGACCTATCTGCTGCTGCTGATCGCCCTGCTGCTGGTGATCGCCTGGGAGAGACATTTCTTCCGCCGTCAGTCGGCGGCGGTCCGGACCGTGAAGGAGAGCGCATGA
- a CDS encoding IS5-like element ISKpn26 family transposase yields MSHQLTFADSEFSTKRRQTRKEIFLSRMEQILPWQNMTAVIEPFYPKAGNGRRPYPLETMLRIHCMQHWYNLSDGAMEDALYEIASMRLFARLSLDSALPDRTTIMNFRHLLEQHQLARQLFKTINRWLAEAGVMMTQGTLVDATIIEAPSSTKNKEQQRDPEMHQTKKGNQWHFGMKAHIGVDAKSGLTHSLVTTAANEHDLNQLGNLLHGEEQFVSADAGYQGAPQREELAEVDVDWLIAERPGKVKTLKQHPRKNKTAINIEYMKASIRARVEHPFRIIKRQFGFVKARYRGLLKNDNQLAMLFTLANLFRVDQMIRQWERSQ; encoded by the coding sequence ATGAGCCATCAACTCACCTTCGCCGATAGTGAATTCAGCACTAAGCGCCGTCAGACCCGAAAAGAGATTTTCCTCTCCCGCATGGAGCAGATTCTGCCATGGCAGAATATGACCGCTGTCATCGAGCCGTTTTATCCCAAGGCGGGCAATGGCCGACGGCCCTATCCGCTGGAGACCATGCTGCGTATTCACTGCATGCAGCATTGGTACAACCTGAGCGACGGTGCCATGGAAGATGCCCTGTACGAAATCGCCTCCATGCGCCTGTTTGCCCGATTATCCCTGGATAGCGCCCTGCCGGATCGCACCACCATCATGAATTTCCGCCACCTGCTCGAGCAGCATCAACTGGCCCGTCAATTGTTCAAGACCATCAATCGCTGGCTGGCCGAAGCAGGCGTCATGATGACCCAAGGCACTTTGGTGGATGCCACCATCATTGAGGCACCCAGCTCTACCAAGAACAAAGAGCAGCAACGCGATCCGGAGATGCATCAGACCAAGAAAGGCAATCAGTGGCACTTTGGCATGAAGGCCCACATTGGTGTCGATGCCAAGAGTGGCCTGACCCACAGCCTGGTCACCACCGCGGCCAACGAGCATGACCTCAATCAGCTGGGTAATCTGCTTCATGGAGAGGAGCAATTTGTCTCAGCCGATGCCGGCTACCAAGGAGCGCCACAGCGCGAGGAGCTGGCCGAGGTGGATGTGGACTGGCTGATCGCCGAGCGTCCCGGCAAGGTAAAAACCTTGAAGCAGCATCCGCGCAAGAACAAAACGGCCATCAACATCGAATACATGAAAGCCAGCATCCGTGCCAGGGTGGAGCACCCGTTTCGCATCATCAAGCGGCAGTTCGGCTTCGTGAAAGCCAGATACAGGGGGCTGCTGAAAAACGATAACCAACTGGCGATGTTATTCACCCTGGCCAACCTGTTTCGGGTGGACCAAATGATACGTCAGTGGGAGAGATCTCAGTAA
- a CDS encoding MalY/PatB family protein, with the protein MFDFATPIDRHGTWCTQWDYVADRFGAPDLLPFTISDMDFATAPCILDALSQRLAHGVFGYSRWQNEAFLGAIAHWYASRFNSVIDPQTVVYGPSVIYMVAETIRQWSSEGDGVVVHTPAYDAFFNTITANRRQIAPVPLTLADNQWHCDMARLEAALAEPKNTLLLLCSPHNPTGKVWRRKELQTMAALCQKHGVRVISDEIHMDMTWGEHRHIPWSEVAQGPWALFTSGSKSFNIPALTGAYGFIPEANARDSYLQALKGRDGLSSPAVPALVAHIAAYRDGAPWLDALRDYLQANMRYVADTLNRAFPALRWQPPEATYLAWIDLRPLNIDDRALQQALIADQKVAIMPGYTYGAEGNGFLRLNVGCPREKLTRGVEGLIAALRSLS; encoded by the coding sequence ATGTTTGATTTTGCTACCCCCATCGACCGCCACGGCACCTGGTGCACACAGTGGGACTATGTCGCCGACCGGTTTGGCGCCCCCGACCTGCTGCCGTTCACTATCTCCGATATGGACTTTGCCACCGCTCCGTGCATTCTCGATGCCCTCAGCCAGCGACTGGCCCACGGCGTGTTCGGCTACAGCCGCTGGCAGAACGAGGCGTTTCTCGGGGCGATTGCCCACTGGTACGCCAGCCGCTTTAACAGCGTCATCGATCCGCAAACGGTGGTCTACGGGCCGTCGGTTATCTACATGGTGGCGGAAACCATCCGCCAGTGGTCGAGCGAAGGCGACGGCGTCGTGGTCCATACCCCCGCCTATGATGCCTTCTTTAACACCATCACCGCTAACCGGCGGCAGATTGCCCCGGTGCCATTGACCCTGGCGGATAATCAGTGGCACTGCGATATGGCACGCCTGGAAGCGGCGCTGGCCGAGCCGAAAAATACCCTGCTACTGCTGTGCAGCCCGCACAATCCAACGGGGAAAGTCTGGCGGCGCAAGGAGCTCCAGACCATGGCGGCCCTGTGTCAAAAACATGGCGTCAGGGTGATTAGCGACGAAATTCATATGGATATGACCTGGGGCGAACACCGCCATATCCCGTGGAGCGAGGTCGCTCAGGGGCCATGGGCGCTGTTCACCTCCGGTTCGAAGAGCTTCAATATTCCGGCACTAACCGGGGCCTACGGCTTTATCCCCGAGGCGAACGCGCGCGACAGCTACCTGCAGGCGCTGAAGGGGCGCGACGGGCTCTCATCACCCGCGGTGCCGGCGCTGGTTGCCCATATCGCTGCCTACCGCGACGGGGCTCCGTGGCTCGACGCCCTGCGCGACTACCTGCAGGCGAATATGCGCTATGTGGCCGACACGCTCAACCGCGCCTTCCCTGCGCTACGCTGGCAGCCGCCGGAAGCCACCTATCTGGCGTGGATCGACCTGCGCCCCCTGAACATCGACGACCGTGCGCTACAGCAGGCGCTGATCGCCGACCAGAAGGTGGCGATTATGCCGGGCTATACCTATGGCGCCGAGGGCAACGGCTTTCTGCGTCTCAACGTCGGCTGTCCTCGCGAGAAGCTGACGCGCGGCGTCGAAGGGCTGATTGCCGCCCTGCGCAGCCTCAGCTGA
- a CDS encoding CorA family divalent cation transporter: MSQDVTAKMLKPDFDSEVSGLVHGYLFHEQRPPQPILSGEVCARYQALADDRAFIWLHLNLNHATAEKWLTSHFPVADFFFEEIRSGSHTTRIERQGENLFAVLNDVLFRPQDTSAETATLWLYCSPKLVVTARFKPLRFIEWMLPRLQTLRVNTSTELLAFLLEEQEEVLEQVVRQASRHVDLIEERLLSSRVQRNRADLARLRRMLLRFQRLLAPEPAAMFRLLNRPPGWMDRAVVQAFRQFTEEFSVVLNDLSGLIERISLLQEEIGARQLEQSNRTLYTLTVITVLALPINIVAGFFGMNVGGIPLASNHHGFILLVVIVAVFTLGAGYLAFRRRDDL, from the coding sequence ATGAGTCAAGACGTCACCGCGAAGATGTTAAAGCCCGATTTTGATAGTGAAGTATCCGGCCTGGTGCATGGTTATCTGTTTCATGAACAGCGCCCCCCGCAGCCTATCCTCTCTGGTGAGGTATGCGCCCGTTATCAGGCGCTGGCCGACGACAGGGCCTTTATCTGGTTGCATCTTAATCTCAATCACGCCACCGCGGAGAAATGGTTAACCAGCCACTTTCCGGTGGCGGACTTTTTCTTCGAGGAAATCCGCAGCGGATCGCATACCACCCGCATTGAACGACAGGGCGAGAACCTGTTCGCCGTGCTCAACGATGTGCTGTTTCGTCCGCAGGATACCAGCGCCGAAACCGCCACGCTGTGGCTCTACTGTAGCCCTAAGCTGGTGGTGACGGCGCGCTTTAAACCGTTACGCTTTATTGAATGGATGCTGCCGCGGCTGCAGACGCTCAGGGTGAACACGTCTACCGAGCTGCTGGCTTTTCTGCTGGAGGAGCAGGAGGAAGTGCTGGAGCAGGTAGTGCGCCAGGCCAGCCGCCACGTTGACCTTATCGAAGAGCGTCTCCTGAGCAGCCGCGTGCAGCGCAACCGGGCCGATCTGGCGCGGCTGCGGCGGATGCTTCTGCGTTTTCAGCGACTACTGGCGCCGGAGCCCGCAGCGATGTTCCGGCTGCTTAACCGGCCGCCGGGATGGATGGATCGCGCGGTGGTGCAGGCGTTTCGCCAGTTCACTGAAGAGTTTAGCGTGGTGCTTAACGACCTGTCCGGCCTGATCGAGCGCATCAGCCTGCTGCAGGAGGAGATTGGCGCCCGCCAGCTGGAGCAGAGCAACCGCACCCTCTATACCCTGACGGTGATCACCGTTCTCGCACTGCCGATTAATATCGTGGCCGGTTTCTTCGGCATGAACGTCGGCGGGATCCCGCTGGCGAGCAACCACCACGGGTTTATCCTGCTGGTGGTGATTGTCGCCGTCTTCACCCTCGGCGCCGGTTACCTGGCGTTCCGTCGGCGCGATGACCTGTAG
- the gap gene encoding type I glyceraldehyde-3-phosphate dehydrogenase — protein MSKLGINGFGRIGRLVLRRLLEVDSSLEVVAINDLTSPKVLAYLLKHDTNYGPFPWSVDFTEDALIVNGKTITVYAEKEAQHIPWQAAGAEVIVECTGFYTSAEKSQAHLQAGARKVLISAPAGEMKTIVYNVNDDTLAPDDTIISVASCTTNCLAPMAKVLQDAFGITVGTMTTIHAYTGTQSLVDGPRGKDLRASRAAAENVIPHTTGAAKAIGLVIPALSGKLKGHAQRVPTKTGSVTELVSVLEKKVTADEVNQAMKQAAEGNESFGYTEEEIVSSDIIGSHFGSIYDATQLEIVEAGGVQLVKTVAWYDNEYGFVTQLIRVLEKFAR, from the coding sequence ATGAGTAAACTTGGAATTAATGGATTTGGTCGTATCGGACGTCTGGTGTTACGCCGCTTATTAGAAGTCGACAGCAGCCTGGAAGTGGTCGCTATCAACGACCTCACCTCGCCAAAGGTGCTGGCCTACCTGTTAAAGCATGATACAAACTACGGCCCCTTCCCGTGGAGCGTCGACTTTACGGAAGACGCGCTGATCGTCAACGGTAAAACCATCACCGTGTATGCCGAAAAAGAGGCGCAGCATATTCCGTGGCAGGCGGCCGGCGCCGAGGTGATCGTGGAGTGTACCGGGTTCTACACCTCAGCAGAGAAATCGCAAGCCCATCTCCAGGCCGGCGCCCGCAAAGTGCTGATTTCGGCCCCCGCTGGCGAGATGAAAACCATCGTCTACAACGTCAACGATGACACTCTGGCTCCGGATGACACCATCATCTCCGTGGCCTCCTGCACCACCAACTGCCTGGCGCCGATGGCCAAAGTGCTGCAGGATGCCTTCGGCATCACCGTCGGCACCATGACCACCATCCATGCCTATACCGGCACCCAGTCGCTGGTGGACGGGCCGCGCGGTAAAGATCTGCGCGCCTCCCGTGCGGCGGCAGAGAACGTCATTCCGCACACCACCGGCGCGGCTAAGGCCATCGGCCTGGTGATCCCGGCCCTCAGCGGTAAACTGAAGGGGCATGCCCAGCGTGTGCCGACAAAAACGGGTTCGGTGACGGAGCTGGTCTCCGTGCTGGAGAAAAAGGTGACCGCGGATGAAGTGAATCAGGCGATGAAGCAGGCGGCCGAGGGCAATGAATCCTTCGGCTATACCGAAGAAGAGATCGTCTCTTCCGATATCATCGGCAGCCATTTCGGTTCAATCTACGATGCCACCCAGCTGGAGATTGTGGAGGCTGGCGGCGTACAGCTGGTGAAAACCGTCGCCTGGTACGACAACGAATACGGCTTTGTCACCCAGCTGATCCGCGTGCTGGAGAAATTTGCCCGCTAA
- a CDS encoding YqaE/Pmp3 family membrane protein, whose translation MGFWRIVFTIILPPLGVLLGKGFGWAFILNIILTLLGYIPGLIHAFWVQTRD comes from the coding sequence ATGGGATTCTGGAGAATTGTTTTCACTATCATTCTGCCGCCGCTGGGCGTTTTGCTGGGTAAAGGCTTCGGCTGGGCGTTTATCCTCAACATCATTCTGACCCTGCTGGGCTATATTCCTGGTCTGATCCACGCCTTTTGGGTGCAAACCCGCGACTAA
- a CDS encoding recombinase family protein produces MNVRIYCRASTEGQHADRALVSLREFAQSKNWSVAGEYVENASGAKLDRVELMHLLVEAQPGDLLLIEAIDRLSRLQHEEWAELKATLNSKGLVIVSMDLPTSWQMVEMSGNDLTSGILRAVNSMLIDILATMARQDYETRRKRQAQGIERAKQAGLYTGKEKDMEARETVREMLAQNVKPAHIMKAADISRATFYRIKKELVS; encoded by the coding sequence ATGAATGTCCGTATCTACTGCCGTGCATCTACGGAAGGCCAACATGCTGATCGTGCATTAGTTAGCCTGCGCGAATTTGCGCAAAGCAAAAACTGGTCGGTTGCCGGAGAATACGTTGAGAATGCAAGTGGTGCGAAGCTTGATCGTGTTGAACTCATGCATCTACTGGTGGAAGCACAACCCGGTGATCTGCTTCTTATTGAAGCAATTGACCGTCTCAGTCGTCTTCAACATGAAGAATGGGCTGAACTCAAAGCTACGTTGAATAGTAAAGGGCTGGTAATCGTATCAATGGACTTACCGACCAGTTGGCAGATGGTTGAAATGTCCGGTAATGACCTTACCAGTGGCATTCTTCGGGCAGTCAACTCCATGCTAATCGATATCCTCGCAACAATGGCACGACAGGATTATGAAACTCGGCGTAAACGTCAGGCACAGGGGATCGAGAGAGCAAAACAGGCAGGTTTGTATACGGGGAAAGAAAAAGATATGGAAGCCCGTGAGACTGTTCGCGAAATGCTGGCGCAGAACGTTAAACCAGCCCACATAATGAAAGCTGCTGATATCAGTCGTGCAACGTTCTACCGGATCAAAAAGGAATTGGTAAGCTAG